A genomic window from Silene latifolia isolate original U9 population chromosome Y, ASM4854445v1, whole genome shotgun sequence includes:
- the LOC141631348 gene encoding uncharacterized protein LOC141631348, with the protein MVDDKSIGGEGNSTSHTVNPVYALSNQDGTGARITHVVLTGPKTYAEWAKGFRVALGAKQKFGFIDGTLKHKPSNPKDHKDWVAVNYTIIAWIFNTIDSNIRPSISYRDTAFDLWEDIRKRFSVAKDIKIYQVQSNLAECKQKPGESLMDYFGRMKSLWDDINDYDVLPVCDCCSNCDLQGLIRKRREIEQVRGFLMGLDPIYATVRSSILGSPPLPDIHVVYSRLAQEENIHAIAQAREDSVSSMACAVLGGGRGQQAKTEGASRPCFKCTHCNKDGHTVSRCWEKHGFPVGHPRHVPKTGEPSSSNSSAKANAILGEPTVVTNMVRLTGKPSSTWIIDTGASTHVCYDETLFTSRVNIAPISIGLPTGASVSAMQAGTVRLNDKLFLYNVLLVPSFTCNLLSVSQLLSTQDLSVQFTKSKCLIQDHALTTIGVGDSSNGLFYLTMTEPTRVNVVSGQDTDELWHQRLGHPSTRVMKHIPSFSLHSDFRIVIFVFELNKLPERPFCGAGWWLFVYCRGGTCFYRGGRPDNPRVEAETASNQPQQGPQSGGESTTHDLVHSPVTGSSPDNQSNPLSSEQPDSSPAISVQTEGNESTSTAHIDNSSSNGSGTDDSNEMGKGKRTKFDNSRHKDFVSWDKLKKHINTTLVPSSPSPTTKHVTGTPYPIANYITCTNFSIAHQKFIAAISNDTEPTSFKEAIRDPKLKQAMEEEIAALEANNTWSIVDLPSHKTAIGCMWVYKIKRQSDGSIERYKARLVVFGNHQQEGIDFAETFAPTVKMVTVRTFFTVAAINNWELHQMDVKNAFLHGDLEEEVYMRLPPGFSHGLQGKVCRLHKSLYGLRHSPRCWYAKLATALCDYGFSHSPCDHSLFVYRKDDIFINILVYVDDLVIAGNNGVAIQQFKTYLSQCFRMKDLGKLKYFLGLEVARNSRGIFLCQRKYTLDLLTETGLLSSKPASVPMEEKHELALQVEPLFSEPTEYCRLVGKLIYLTLTRPEITYAVHILSQFMQAPTQTHWDAVIRVVRYLKGNPGQGILLRADTSMTLEAYYDADYDNCPITRRSVSAYFVFLGGSPISWKTNDGSLRSLGFEHSSAVPLHCDNQAAIHISNNPVFHERTKHIEVDCHFVRDEIIRKTIAPSYVTTSTQLADILTKSLGRSQFHRLLGKLGIANPHAPT; encoded by the exons ATGGTTGACGATAAGTCGATTGGTGGTGAAGGGAATAGTACTAGTCACACTGTTAATCCCGTTTATGCTCTCTCGAACCAGGATGGAACGGGGGCACGCATAACACACGTTGTATTAACCGGTCCGAAAACCTATGCCGAGTGGGCAAAGGGATTTCGTGTTGCGTTAGGGGCCAAGCAAAAGTTTGGATTTATCGATGGCACTCTCAAACACAAGCCTTCCAATCCGAAAGACCATAAGGATTGGGTGGCTGTTAATTACACTATTATCGCATGGATTTTTAATACAATCGATTCTAATATTCGTCCGTCGATTTCTTATCGTGACACTGCTTTTGATCTTTGGGAGGATATTCGAAAACGTTTCTCGGTGGCAAAAGACATCAAGATTTATCAAGTTCAAAGCAATCTTGCCGAGTGCAAACAAAAGCCCGGTGAGTCTTTGATGGATTATTTTGGTCGAATGAAATCATTATGGGACGACATCAATGATTATGATGTCTTGCCCGTTTGTGACTGTTGCTCGAATTGCGATTTGCAAGGACTTATTCGCAAACGCAGGGAGATAGAGCAGGTACGAGGCTTTCTTATGGGGCTTGATCCGATTTATGCTACGGTTCGATCAAGCATACTCGGGTCTCCTCCATTACCGGATATACATGTTGTATATTCTCGGCTTGCCCAGGAAGAAAATATCCATGCTATTGCCCAGGCTCGTGAGGACTCTGTTTCGTCAATGGCTTGTGCGGTCTTAGGTGGGGGCAGGGGGCAACAGGCGAAAACCGAAGGGGCCTCTCGTCCTTGTTTCAAATGCACGCATTGCAATAAGGACGGTCACACCGTTAGTCGCTGCTGGGAGAAACACGGGTTTCCAGTCGGTCATCCGCGACATGTTCCCAAAACAGGGGAGCCATCTTCTTCCAATTCCTCTGCCAAAGCAAATGCAATTTTGGGTGAGCCCACTGTTGTTACTAACATGGTCCGTTTAACTGGTAAGCCCTCTTCTACTTGGATAATTGATACGGGTGCTTCCACACATGTTTGTTATGATGAAACGTTATTTACATCCCGTGTCAATATCGCTCCTATTTCGATTGGCTTACCTACTGGTGCAAGTGTCTCGGCTATGCAAGCCGGGACGGTTCGGCTCAATGATAAATTATTTCTTTACAATGTTTTGCTGGTTCCGTCTTTTACTTGTAACCTCCTTTCGGTCTCTCAGCTTTTGTCCACACAAGACTTGAGTGTTCAATTTACTAAGTCTAAATGTTTGATACAGGACCATGCCTTGACGacgattggagtgggtgattctTCGAATGGGCTTTTCTACCTGACTATGACGGAACCTACTCGTGTTAATGTTGTTTCTGGACAAGATACTGATGAGTTGTGGCATCAACGTTTGGGACATCCGTCTACTCGGGTTATGAAGCACATTccttcctttagtttgcattctGATTTTCGAATTGTGATATTTGTTTTCGAGCTAAACAAACTC CCTGAACGACCCTTTTGTGGAGCCGGATGGTGGCTCTTTGTTTATTGCCGAGGAGGGACCTGTTTCTACCGTGGGGGAAGGCCTGATAACCCACGGGTTGAAGCCGAAACCGCTTCAAACCAGCCGCAGCAGGGTCCTCAGTCAGGGGGGGAGTCCACGACGCATGACTTGGTTCACTCCCCTGTCACTGGTTCGTCCCCTGATAACCAGTCGAACCCGCTTTCGAGTGAGCAGCCGGATAGTTCTCCTGCAATTTCTGTTCAGACAGAGGGTAATGAGAGTACCTCTACAGCGCATATTGATAATTCGAGCTCGAATGGTTCGGGTACTGATGACAGCAACGAAATGGGTAAAGGGAAGAGAACAAAATTTGACAACTCTCGTCATAAAGATTTTGTAAGTTGGGACAAGTTAAAGAAACACATTAACACTACTTTGGTTCCGTCAAGCCCGTCACCCACTACCAAGCATGTCACAGGTACTCCTTATCCCATTGCTAATTATATTACTTGTACGAATTTTTCGATTGCCCATCAAAAGTTTATTGCAGCTATCTCAAATGATACGGAACCCACTTCATTTAAAGAAGCCATACGAGATCCGAAATTGAAACAAGCCATGGAGGAAGAAATTGCTGCTCTTGAGGCTAACAATACGTGGTCTATTGTGGATTTGCCATCACATAAGACCGCAATTGGATGTATGTGGGTTTATAAAATCAAACGACAGTCGGATGGGTCGATTGAGCGATATAAAGCTCGATTGGTTGTGTTTGGAAATCATCAGCAGGAAGGCATTGATTTTGCCGAAACATTTGCACCCACAGTAAAAATGGTAACGGTTCGTACATTTTTTACAGTTGCAGCCATCAATAATTGGGAGCTccatcagatggatgttaaaaaTGCTTTCCTTCACGGGGAtttggaagaggaagtgtacatgcgACTTCCACCTGGTTTCAGTCATGGTTTGCAAGGTAAAGTGTGTCGTCTTCATAAGTCCTTATATGGCCTCAGACACTCACCTCGATGCTGGTATGCTAAACTTGCCACCGCTTTATGTGATTATGGTTTTTCACATAGTCCCTGTGATCATTCTTTATTTGTTTATCGCAAGGATGATATTTTTATCAATatccttgtttatgttgacgACTTGGTTATTGCTGGGAATAACGGTGTTGCTATTCAACAATTTAAAACTTATTTAAGCCAATGCTTCCGTATGAAAGACTTGGGAAAACTGAAATATTTTTTGGGTCTTGAGGTGGCTCGTAATTCCAGAGGCATTTTTTTGTGTCAACGTAAGTATACTCTTGATTTATTGACGGAAACTGGTCTTCTTAGTTCTAAACCTGCTTCCGTTCCCATGGAAGAAAAACATGAGCTTGCTTTACAAGTGGAACCATTATTTTCTGAACCCACGGAGTATTGTCGTTTAGTTGGCAAGCTTATTTACCTCACTCTTACTCGCCCTGAGATTACCTATGCTGTTCATATCCTTTCTCAATTCATGCAAGCTCCGACTCAAACACACTGGGACGCCGTTATTCGTGTGGTACGATATCTCAAAGGAAATCCGGGGCAAGGTATTTTACTACGAGCCGATACGTCTATGACACTCGAAGCTTATTATGATGCTGATTATGATAATTGTCCTATTACTCGTCGTTCTGTGTCTGCCTATTTTGTTTTCCTTGGCGGTTCCCCGATTTCTTGGAAGAcaaatgat